A region of the Mesoterricola sediminis genome:
CCTGACCGGCAACCCCGGCTTCAACGTCCCCGGCACCGTCACCAACTCCGGCCGCGCCGGCACGAAGAACGACGCCTCCTTCAACCGCCGCCAGGGCAACAGCCTGCAGTACTGGAGCCCCGACTGGAGCGGCTTCAGCTTCCGCCTGGCCTACTCCGCCAACGAGTCCAAGCCCACCACGGACGCCGCCACCACCCTGCAGTACAACCCCACCGTCATTTCCGCCCTGCTGACCTACAAGATCGGCGGCCTGACCCTGAACTACGGCTATGAGCAGCACAACGACTACTTCGGCCTCTCCCAGCTGACCGGCAACGCCACCGCCCCGAGCCTGACCAACACCGGCTCCAAGGACGAGGGCCACGAGTTCCTGGCCTTCTACGTCATCAAGGAGACCGGCACCCGCATCACCGCCATGGTCGAGCAGCTGAAGTACCACAACGACGAGACGGTCATCGGCAAGGTGAACGAGTACAAGCGCACCGCCTGGGCCGCCTCCGTGCAGCAGACCTTCGGCCAGCACAAGATCTGGGGCGTCTACAGCAACGCCGCCGACGGCTCCGCCACCGTCCTGGGCACCGCCAACACCAGCACCAGCAACCTCGGCGCCAGCCAGGTGTCCCTGGGCTACGCCTACTCCGTCGCCAAGACCGCCGACGTCTTCGCGACCTTCTACCAGATCACCAACAAGGAAGCCGCCACCTACGGCGCCTTCCCCGTCCTTTCCGGCATCAACCCCGGCGCCGACACCAAGGGCTTCGGCGTGGGCATCCTCTACACCTTCTAGGAGTCGACCATGAGTGATGAGAACAATTTCTCCCGCCGCGGCTTCCTGGGCGCCGGCAGCGCCCTCCTGGGCGGCCTCGCGCTGACCCAGCTGCCCCTCGACGCCGCCGGCAAGCCCGGCACCGTCGTGGAAACGGCCATGCCGAAGAAGTGGGATGAGACCTTCGACGTCGTCGTCGTCGGGTCCGGCTTCGCCGGTCTCGCCGCCGCCTACGAGGCCAAGAAGGCCGGCGCCTCCGTCGTCGTGCTCGAGAAGATGCCGACCGCGGGCGGCAACTCCATCATCAACGGCGGCATCGTCGCCGCCGCCGGGAGCCCCCTGCAGGCCAAGATGGGCATCAAGGACAACCCGGAGCTGATGGCGCAGGACATGATCAAGGCCGGCCTCGGCCTGAACCACCCCGCGCTGGTCAAGCTGATCTCCGAGAAGTCCACGGAGACCGTGCTCTGGACCATCAACGAGCTGGGCGTCAAGTACCTGGACAACGAGCTGGTCCAGGAGGGTGGCCACACCGTCAAGCGCAGCTACAAGACCTACAACTCCAGCGGGTCCGCCATCGTGCTGCCCCAGCTCGAGAAGCTGAAGGCCCTGGGCGTCGAGCCCCGCCTCGAGACCTACGTCGCCAAGATCTACCGCGACAAGGACGGGCGCGTGAAGGGCCTCCAGGTCCGCGAGGGCTACGAGTTCCCGAAGGCCGACAGCGGCAAGGTGAAGAACATCCGCGCCCGCAAGGGCGTGGTGCTGGCCCACGGCGGCTTCGGCCAGGACGTGGCCTTCCGCATGATCCAGGACCCCAAGCTCACCGCCAAGTTCGAGAGCACCAACCAGCCCGGCGCCACCGCCGAGATGTGGCGCGAATCCGCCCGCGTCGGCTGCAACATCATCCAGGCCGACTGGATCCAGGTGGGCCCCTGGGCCTCCCCGGACGAGAAGGGCTTCGGCCTCGCGCCCCACTTCGCCCAGGAAGCCGCCTCGATGTACGGCATCTGGATCGACGCGACCACCGGCAAGCGCTTCATCGACGAGCTGGCCAACCGCAAGATCCGCGCCGACGCGATCATGATGCTCATGAACCAGGGCCACCAGTGCGTGGCGCTGGCCGACGCCAAGGGCGTCAGCCGCCTGACCCCGGGCGTCATGACCAAGCTGCAGGAGCGCGGCGTGGTCAAGGCCTTCCAGACCCTCGAGGCCGTGGCCGACTACTACAAGATGCCCAAGGCCGCCTTCCTGGAGACGGTCGCCAAGTACAACACCAACATCAAGAACAGCGATCCCAAGGATCCCAAGGACGACATCAAGAACAGCACGAAGCTCCCGCAGGGCACCGCCCCCATCGAGACCGCGCCGTACTATGTCTCCCGCCTGCTCCCCAAGATCCACCACTGCATGGGCGGCATCTTCACCAACACCAACGCCGAAGCCATGGACGTCAGCACCGACAAGCCCATCCCCGGCCTCTACGCGGCCGGTGAGGCCACGGGCGGCGTGCACGGCGCCGTGCGCCTGGGCAGCTGCGCCGTCATCGACTGCCTGGTGATGGGCCGCGCCGCCGGTTCCAACGCCGCCAAGGCGAAGGCCTGGGGCTGATCCATGCTGCGTGCCTTCCTGATCGTCCTCCTGGGCGTTCTGAGCGTTCCCCTGGCTTCCGCGCCCGCGCGGAAGCCGGGGGTGAAGGCCACCGCTTGCGCAACCTGCCATGGCAAGGACAAGGTCCTGCCCGCCGGCCATCCCGACCTGAAGAAGGCCGGGGCCTGCGGGGACTGCCACTCCGGGGAGAAGAGCCTCCGGACGAAGCTGGACCTGGCGCATCGCCACGCCCTGGCTGGCGTGGACTGCGCCGCCTGCCATGGCAAGGCCAAGCCCGCCAAGCCCGCGGCCTCCGTCTGCACGGGGTGCCACGACCTGGAGGGCCTGGCCGCCAAGACCGCGCAGGCCAAGGACCACAACCCGCACGCGGACCAGCATGGGTACGCCAAGAACTGCAACCTGTGCCACCACGCCCACAAGAAGTCCACCAATCACTGCATTCAATGCCATTCCTTCAACTGGCCC
Encoded here:
- a CDS encoding porin translates to MRKRITLPLLAGLLAAVPATAQDKASFNIYGTLIAYGENVEATGATRATAYNNSMVTIAPTATNVPARFRFTCSTSNIGFKGDYKVDGDNFKVIWQLESSASVDGDQPSVLAGRNSCIGIAGKTWGTLFVGSWDTPYKVPQIFTGALRGLFPFDFSLTGNPGFNVPGTVTNSGRAGTKNDASFNRRQGNSLQYWSPDWSGFSFRLAYSANESKPTTDAATTLQYNPTVISALLTYKIGGLTLNYGYEQHNDYFGLSQLTGNATAPSLTNTGSKDEGHEFLAFYVIKETGTRITAMVEQLKYHNDETVIGKVNEYKRTAWAASVQQTFGQHKIWGVYSNAADGSATVLGTANTSTSNLGASQVSLGYAYSVAKTADVFATFYQITNKEAATYGAFPVLSGINPGADTKGFGVGILYTF
- a CDS encoding flavocytochrome c codes for the protein MSDENNFSRRGFLGAGSALLGGLALTQLPLDAAGKPGTVVETAMPKKWDETFDVVVVGSGFAGLAAAYEAKKAGASVVVLEKMPTAGGNSIINGGIVAAAGSPLQAKMGIKDNPELMAQDMIKAGLGLNHPALVKLISEKSTETVLWTINELGVKYLDNELVQEGGHTVKRSYKTYNSSGSAIVLPQLEKLKALGVEPRLETYVAKIYRDKDGRVKGLQVREGYEFPKADSGKVKNIRARKGVVLAHGGFGQDVAFRMIQDPKLTAKFESTNQPGATAEMWRESARVGCNIIQADWIQVGPWASPDEKGFGLAPHFAQEAASMYGIWIDATTGKRFIDELANRKIRADAIMMLMNQGHQCVALADAKGVSRLTPGVMTKLQERGVVKAFQTLEAVADYYKMPKAAFLETVAKYNTNIKNSDPKDPKDDIKNSTKLPQGTAPIETAPYYVSRLLPKIHHCMGGIFTNTNAEAMDVSTDKPIPGLYAAGEATGGVHGAVRLGSCAVIDCLVMGRAAGSNAAKAKAWG
- a CDS encoding cytochrome c3 family protein, producing MLRAFLIVLLGVLSVPLASAPARKPGVKATACATCHGKDKVLPAGHPDLKKAGACGDCHSGEKSLRTKLDLAHRHALAGVDCAACHGKAKPAKPAASVCTGCHDLEGLAAKTAQAKDHNPHADQHGYAKNCNLCHHAHKKSTNHCIQCHSFNWPVP